The following nucleotide sequence is from Calonectris borealis chromosome 5, bCalBor7.hap1.2, whole genome shotgun sequence.
TGTTTTTAAGAAAGATCTCAGTGCCTCATACTAAGAATTCCTTCTAGCATTAAACCTTCCTCACTTCTGGGTAAATCATGACTGACTATCTTTCTTCAAGGCTTCTAGTCTTTGTAGTAATGCATTTCCAAACACCTCTCGATATGCAGGGCTGAGAGAGTCCAATAAGGAGTAGACAGTTTCATGGTATGGAGTTTGCAATCTGTCATCAGTCTGATCAAAATCATAAGCTACTACCTGCAACAAAGAAATCACTGGTTAAATTTCTGTGGTTAGGATCACCTTGCAAGGGGAACAGATATCACAACATTTAACTTTGCCAGTCAGGGTAGTACGATAATGTGAGAACAAAAGATACTGGATTTAAATCACAATCTGTGCCTTCTACTATGGGGCTTAGTGGTAATACAGTATTTAGACAGTTTCAAATACCTTTTGTCCAAAACTCAGAATATTAGTAAAATCTATCATTAAGACCTTTGAAAAGAACTCTTACATCTACATGTTTGCACAAAAAATACAAATGGTGCAAAAAGGAGTTCTATACATGCTGTATTACTGACTTATCCAGGTATCCAAGAAACCCAAAGACTGACATACAAATTTTAACAAATTGCTGCTTCAATCTTCATCATTTTGTGTCTCAAATAAATGCCTTTCATCAACTTCCCTTCTTGCTTAGTTGGAAGTAACTAGTTAAAGTTCCACTTTCTAGGAGAAAATCCATAGAACAGGCTTTCATAAAAGTACAAGAGGAACATGTATGCTGTTTTGGTgtcactgaattatttttctagGCACCTTTTGAACACGATCATTGTTCAAAACAAAGAGGGTTAAGAAATTATAAACAAATTTGTTTACCCTGAGTCCTGCTTCGGTGAGCTCCAGGCAGTATCTGTTCCTTTCCCTGGTTTCCACATTGATATATGCCACATCCTCTGCACAGGGAAGGATTTTTGAGACAAACATGTTGCCGACAGCGAACAGAACGTCATTCACAACAGCTTCGGCTTCTAGTCTCATATCTTTCACATCTGTTCCTTCGAAGTCTCTATAATCAGAATCCTCTTCAAACCCCGCATTATTGGGTAACTCCATAGGATTGCAATCAGTCTCCATTCTGCatatggaaacatttattttagatttatCGTATCACTACACTCAATATATATTAACACCATAAAACAAGAGTTCTATCTTAAGCAGACATATTTAGCATTGtccaaaaaaaggagaatatgAGACCCAGTGACTTCCATAAGTCATGAAATGACAGTCCAgagaattcaaaaccaaaatgttgaGAACAACTGCTTAGGAAGGTTACATTAGCACATAGAAGCACAATCTGTATCATTGAAGTTGCTGCTTCTTATGCAAGTAACTCGCATTCTTTTGTATAACTCTGTTATGATTCAGCAGTAATTAATTCTGCACTTTGCTGATCCAGAATGCAGTAGGAAGACAAGTCATGCCTGGAAAAACTGAAATCAATagctgtagaaaataaaaacctATTGTTGGTGAATTTAAGAAAGACTTAGAAAAGTCTGTGAATTAAATGGGTTATCAGGGACTATAAAGACATATTAGCAGAAGCTTTTTGTTTACAGTCACTAAAGCACAATTCTCTTGTTAAGCTTTTATGCACAACTCTCAGTACATTTCAAAGATATACATAGCTGACCTGTGTAAGCAACTGTTACCAAAAAGGGACAGGCTCCGGGGGGCCACAGCGGCTCCAGCATTTGCCTCTCAGGTACCAGCGTCACCATGACGCCTCAGGTAACGCACACCCACAGGGAAACCTGCCTAAGGCCAGCAGGCAGAGCCCCTTAGGACGCTGCCCCGAGTGCTTTGGTAGCTGAGCACTGCTGCCAGGAGGGAATGGGGGCTGCCAATAACCGATCTGCGACACGCAAGACATTCACAGCATGAGATTCATCCCTTCCTGACAAATCCCACCTTGGACCTACAAACAAATTCCAAAGAAACCGACGGCAACAGGGGAGCTGGCTGCCGAGCTGCGCAGCCTCTCATTCGCAGTGAATCACTCCGATTTGATGACAGCAAAACAGCCACGGCTCACACCCGCGCCACTGCCCCgagcagcgcgggcagcagcagggcgcCACCCCCACCGGCAGCGCCGCGCCCCAGCAGCCCACCTACCAgtgccggcggcgggcggccgagGCCCCGCCGCCCGACCCCAAACGGCTCCGGACACAACGGCGCCTGCCGctccgccctgccctgccctgccctgccagcggaGAGCGACCCGCCCCGCTGCTTCTCCCGGCGCCGTTCACTAGAGAGGCGGCCGCCACCGCCACCTGCCGCGCGAGGGCTcacggcccccgccggcccccgccgcctcaCCCCAGCGCCGCCCGGCAGCGGAAGCCCCTCGGGCGCGACACCGCCCCCCACGCACCTCCTGCGGCTGCTTCCGCCCCCGCCTCCTCCGCTCGGCGACGCCACTTCCGCGCGGACGTCACGGTGCCGGTGACGGCGttcggcggggggggggggcgcgcggGGAGGAAGGAGACAAACAGCCCGGATCGGCCCGGCCGCCCTCACCGGCGGCGGAGAGCTGACGGGGGGGGGTCCGCCCGCCGGACCCCAGCCCCTTGCCCCGCTCCGCGCACTGTTCTGCTGTGCAGCGCGGCTGCGGCGGCCCTTTCCGCGCTCGCGGGCCGCCgagaagatggcggcggcggtgTCCGAGTGAGGATGGAGCTACTTGTCAGCGTCTCTTCGCCCTGAGGGGAGGCAGTGCCGTCCCGCCGGCGGtgtgaggggcggcgggggcgccgtCTGGCAGCGGGAAGCCCCTGCGGTAGCCCGCGCTGAGGGGCGAGGCTGGGCCCGGCGGCTCACCTCCCTCTCTGCGCCCGCTGGAGGGGCCAGCTCCCGACCCCGTCCCGCCGCCTGGCCCCGCGGTCCCCGGCGCGCAGCCGCCATGCCGTGGCCTTTCTCGGAGTCCATCAAGAAGAGGGCCTGCAGGTACCTGCTGCAGAGGTACCTGGGCCACTTCTTGCAGGAGAAGCTCAGCCTGGAGCAGCTCAGCCTGGATCTCTACCAGGGCACGGGCTCCTTGACGCAGGTCCCTCTGGATAAGTGGGTAAGAGCCGGCGCTTCACCCCCTCGGCTCCTGCTGCGTCTGAGGGACCAGCTGAGTCCCTGCCCCCGGCTGCCACCCACTTTATTTTCAGTACCCAGCCTCCTTTATGTAAAAAGTTACAGCCATAATTAGCATTTCGTCCAGGGAACTCTTCTCTGATATatgagcacttaaaaaaaaaaaaagactgggcATTTATTACGGATATGTTTTTCTAGCCACGCTTTGGTTTcgttatttttaattatgagaaaggaaacaaaaagaaggtaATAGTGCTGATATTTCAGGGAGAAGGACCTAGTGTAGCCCAAACTACTAGAAATAGCTGCTGTAGTTACTGAGACGCATGTTTACTGACTACTACTAGagatgataaaaatataaaacagtatCTATGCTTTGTCTTCATCTTGGAGGCATCTTAGTTCTTATTGACAGAGTTATGCTGAGCTTAGTCCATGTAGATCTCTAAAAACTGTTCTCTGGTCTTGCAATGGTGAAAGTACTTGTTGATAAATGGAAAGCTGTTTTTAGCTGGAGTTTGCTTAGCAGTTGAGCTGTCACGCTTTGAACCAACTGAAGGTTTTTTCAGTCCTGGCGTGtatgtctttatatatatatatgtgtgtgtgtttctagacacacacacgtatgcataCTTCCAGCCTACTGTAGTAATCTAAAGGTCTGTGTTTGTAATATTTCGTACAGTTTCTTGGGCTAATTACCAATGTTACTGAATTCTAGCTGCCAGTCAAGTGACTGTCATGAGGAGCCTTAAGCACTGCTGTGCGTCAGTCATTGACTTCCAGGGTAGCATAGATGATGAACTAGGTACACAGGCTTATTACTGTATAAAGtactttcaaaacacatttttactatACTATGTTTTTGTATTAGGCCATGCTgggtgcattttaaaatacttgtgaaTATGTGATGTTTTCAAATAATGCTTTTCCAGTTGTTTGtgtgaaaatgtgtttgaaaGTGGCAGGAGACAGACGTTTGCAGAAATGCTCAATATTACCAGTGTTTTAGTgtgggtttttctgttgtttgcttgtttgttttcttcttttcttttctggctgTATCTGCAGCTTGTTTTCTGTGGCAGGCAGTAAGGCTGTCTTGCTTTAATTGAATTATTGTGCCCTCTAGTGGGTATCACAGCACTCTTCACTAGTCAAAGtgacattatttaaaatgcaaatactttgaaacagcagcagttaTGGACCAGTACTATATGAACAGTTAATTATGTGTACACGGTGATTAAATCTATATACAATAATGCTTAGGTTATCTTACCCATTTGTagatcagcattttcctttttggctTGTAAACAATGACATGTTTGAGGTTCTCTGCACGTGACTTTCTCATGTATGACAGATTGCAAAAACAGATGCCACGGAGGTACTACAGCTCTTTTTTTATCCCCCTAGTCATTGTAAGCTTATTTTCTATGAATCACCAGGATGACTGTATTTTTACATACTATCTTATCCATTTTTGTGGATATTTATGTTCATCTTAACATTGTAGATATTTTAGCCAATATTGTACATGTTTATAGATTATAGAGATATGTAGAAATACCTGGGGATATTAGCGTAACCCCTTTGCCTCTTGGGACCTGGACTgtttagaaaaatcaaaatgtaacCCATGATGTTTGTGGGTGAATTTTAACACACATCAAATCGTACTTTCACTACTAGAATTACTGTGATTCCAGCTGGAGACTTTCAGTCAAAAACGTGGGAACAAGTCCTGATGTGAAGACTGCGCTTCAGTTTTAAAACTTCACTTGGAATGCTCTAATTGCTACTGGCATGTTTATAAAGTAATTTAGCTATAAGgatacttgttttttttttacttctagatAGTAAATTTCTATTTCAAAGTAATAAGGAAGGTACTAAAATACACTAATTTTCATTGCCGTGTATGTAGGTAGCAAAAAGACATCCGAGATCAGGTTTATTCACAGTAGCCTTTGGAAACTAGCTTACTTCCTGCTATAGCAAATCATTTTGTAATGGTTCAAGTAATTTAAATGAATCTGTGATATTTTCAAATACGTTTTTCAtgccaaattattatttttgccttATCTTATACCATTACCGCTCAATAATTCTTACATTTCattcaaaataaagttttaatgAATCTTAGTTGATTAATTGATTCTTAAATAGTTTCCTGATAGAACTGTTTCAGGTTCTGTTTCTTTAaagttggtgtttttttctgctgcttgagTGGACTTTGGAACAGAAACTAGAAAAGCTGAACatgcaagcaaacaaaattctAAAAGCAAAGTTATTAAGACCATAAGCAGAGCAACAAGTTAACATGGTGGGAAAATTGCACCTGGAGACataagaatgaaaaatgtcattttctgaaGTCTTCTTTGTTAATTTGtacttttaaattattctatATAATTagaacaacattttaaatataattaaaatggaaagcaaCTTTTAAATccgtattttttaaaaaacttttgatGTCAGGTTTATGCATTTTCTCAGGTAAAATCAGTGGTCCTGTTCAATACAGGAA
It contains:
- the GSKIP gene encoding GSK3B-interacting protein, which gives rise to METDCNPMELPNNAGFEEDSDYRDFEGTDVKDMRLEAEAVVNDVLFAVGNMFVSKILPCAEDVAYINVETRERNRYCLELTEAGLRVVAYDFDQTDDRLQTPYHETVYSLLDSLSPAYREVFGNALLQRLEALKKDSQS